gtggtggttgttgtggttgttgtggtagttgtggttgtggtggttgttgttgtggtagttgtggttgtggtggttgttgttgtggtagttgTGGTAGTTGTGgtagttgtggttgtggtggttgtggtggttgttgttgtggtggttgttgttgttggtgttgtatCTTTGTCGCATGGAGTTTCGCCAGAAGGCGTTGTTGTTGGGGGAGTTGTTGGGGGAGTTGTTGTGGGAGTTGTAGGTGTAGCAACACCGGTGCATGGTGGACGGGTTGTAACACATGGTGGTGTCGTTGTAGCTCCTGCACATGGAGTGTCTGCAGACTTATGCTGTGGAGATTCGTCTACAGACTTGGTTTCAGTGCAGCCCGGATTGTAGTCAACGCAACTTCTTGTCTTAAAGTCGTAGTATTTGGGGCAAGAGTATTCCGTTGCTTGTCCATTTTGGCACTCGAAGAATTTGGAACAGCTGCCTGGCACTAAAGCTCGAATGCCATTGGCATTACCGCGACAAAACACCTGCTGATATTGTCGGCTCTCGAAGCTTGCACCAAGTATACTAGTGGCAGACACGGCCAGAAGTAGTATGGTAAAGACTGAAACATAATAGGAATATTAGATTAGGTTATTCCAACGGTCTGATGTGGATCCGGGCGTTTACCATATACGTTTCGCATAGCTGTGGATAGTTTGCTGAAGTTcaaagtatatatttgaagatttCCTGGTGCTGCACAGCAATGAGTGGAGTTCGAGCTCCCTCCCGTGTTTTATATACTGTGCAAAAATCTATCGAAgatgctaaaaataatatttgccaAATGGCTGTTTCATTAGCAAAGTAGCCTACAGCCTCAATTCTTATCAAATCGATATCGAGATCTTTATCATACTTACTATTTATAAAACGGGAGCACATTTCTGTCCGTCTGCTATTCCAATACTCTATTCATCAATACTTCGTAGATATTATATCTAAGCATCAAACACAATCTCGCGCGCACTTCCAATATTAAGTTTTACAAGGCTTATATTGATTCACATTatggattttattttttataataacttcgaacattatttaataaacacgTTAGGGTATTTTCACGTCTGGAACACTCACTGAATGCAcgactttaattttattgcatagcatttaattatatttgggTATATCATGTAGCATTTCATACTCGTCTACAGACTTGTTTGCCATCATGACATGCAATAAGccaaagtgaaaagtgaaataaaaatgcatttatcaATTAATTCGTCTGAAATTTCGCCATTTCCCATTAACATTGTTAAACACGTGCGAAACTAAAAGCAGTAAGGAAATTTGGCTGTGCAAAATTCCAGACTCGCAATCTTATTATAGATtgtaaagaagaaaatataagaacaccaacaacacattgaaagaaaataattaataaaatgaatgccaaataacttaaattttaCTGTATGAATTGACATATGACGGATGAaaagaatattgaaattaacaactcacctTTCATGTTTGCtctttgaatttatttcgattttaataGTTACTAtgtaatttaacaaaaaatttgataattttaaattcaccacacaattttttattttggaatttgttttCCGTATTTCACGTATATTCCTCGGAGATACTAAAGTGACTAATGGATCGAAATTTAGCAACTTCTTAGTTCAGTAATATCATGTCAATGTCTATGAAACTTCTAGTGGTAGTAAATAATAGCGGATACATTATCGATAAGATATTGCGTGAAATTCATTCAACAGTGTCTTGCTAATTAAAGATTATCTGAACTCcaagtaaaataattttgttcttaGCTTTTAGTGatgtttaaaaaagaaaagataatAATGATTcgtaattggtatattttctttagcCAAAAATTTGGTTGATTGATTtgtaaaaacttaaatttaaaaacataattatgcaatttttcaattttaaagaaactagtacaaaaatatacaacttttttttactcaTGATCTAAATTTTCTCGAATCGATTCTAAAAAGTGGCCTACTTTTGGACTGAACTGCGATATTCTAATATCaagtgcatacttttaggactatttagaatttttatagATTAAAAGAAGACCATATATTTCGAATACCCTTAACCAAAgagaaaatttcacaaagGTACATTGATTTCGTCGTAGACAATTTTTCATGAAGACAACTTAGAATacttcaaaaaaataattagacTACTAAAAGTGAATGATTAATGTAAGGCTGCTTCACAGATTTGCTTGATTGAGATTATAAGttaaattgagaaattatATAGATGTGTTTGCTTGAAATATAGTAGTTTTGTTAGTTTTGAACGAAAGTACTCGTAAGTCATTCACCATCTagatatgaaatatgttatgtTACATCCGTTGTTCATCAATGGAGGTTGTTATCAATTCAACGTAAAATCGAAATCAAGTAACAAGTACGCAAGTCACAAGTCAAACTTGGAATTGCCATTGATTTCTATCGGTGCTTGTACATTTTACACTTTGTACATATTGGCACTTCATGcaaattttccatttgaattcagtctataaaataaaagtgcgAATCGAACAAAGATCCAGTTCATTCACCAACATGATCGCAACAAGTGACATGAGGTCTCTTCTGGCAATTTGGATAATTCTTCTACTAAATAAAACCACTATTGCCCAGGTAAGTGAAAGCGACCTTTGCTCatcaactaaataataatcattcatttcattcaagAATGGTTTTATGTTTCCAACCTCTGTCTGTGACGGCAAAGATGGCCGATTGTTTCCAATGTTTGGATCGTGTCAGTCGTACTATATTTGCAATAATGGCATGGCCATAGTTGGAACATGCGACGAGAAAAGTCGATTTAACCCAACCACATTGCATTGCGATGACGCCAATAAAGTGCAGTGTGCCTATGACGAAGCAGATGATAGCTATGATGATAACGATGAGgacgaagatgatgatgatatatTTGAATCAAGTAGCGTTGAGGTAAAAGAAACTACGACCACCAGACGTCCACCACTTAAGCAGACGAAGCCCATAACCACGCCAGTTCCATTTATAAAACCAAATAAGGACTTTGAGCAAACGACAGATCGATTATGTTTGGGTAAAAAGAATGGCGTAAGTTTGATCAAAGACGGATCGTGCAGCGAGTACTATGTGTGCAAGGCGAAACGTCCTCATTTGCGTCATTGTCCAGCAAATCAACACTTCAGTTCGTCGCGGCAAATCTGCATGAATGCTGAAGATGCCAAGTGCGCCTTTAATCAGCAAGCTGTCCATCACGATACGCCTGCAATCACAGCTGGTCTCTGCTCCGAGTCCAGGCAGGATTCTCTGGTACCTCATCGCGAGGATTGTGGCAAGTTTTTGCTATGTAGCAACATGATGTTCCTGGTAATGGATTG
This is a stretch of genomic DNA from Drosophila albomicans strain 15112-1751.03 chromosome 3, ASM965048v2, whole genome shotgun sequence. It encodes these proteins:
- the LOC117569771 gene encoding probable chitinase 10 yields the protein MQIFHLNSVYKIKVRIEQRSSSFTNMIATSDMRSLLAIWIILLLNKTTIAQNGFMFPTSVCDGKDGRLFPMFGSCQSYYICNNGMAIVGTCDEKSRFNPTTLHCDDANKVQCAYDEADDSYDDNDEDEDDDDIFESSSVEVKETTTTRRPPLKQTKPITTPVPFIKPNKDFEQTTDRLCLGKKNGVSLIKDGSCSEYYVCKAKRPHLRHCPANQHFSSSRQICMNAEDAKCAFNQQAVHHDTPAITAGLCSESRQDSLVPHREDCGKFLLCSNMMFLVMDCPMGLHFNAEAKRCDYPKVAQCATQKVQSKTKKSAKKSLSKRKPKRNTL